Sequence from the Ochrobactrum sp. Marseille-Q0166 genome:
CGAGGCCACGGGCCTGAAGAACGGGTTGAACATTGGTCATGCAGAAGCCCTCCGGATCCATTGGTCAAGTGCAACAGCAATGATGATAAGGAATCCGACCGTAAAGTCCTGCCACAATACATCTACCCCAGCGAGAGAAAGACCATTGCGGGATGCGGCGACAATAAGTGCTCCGAACAACGTGCCGAGAATAGACCCGCGACCACCAAAAAGACTTGTACCGCCGATGACGACTGCAGTGATGGAGTCAAGATTGGCGAGCTGTCCAGCCTGGGGGCTTACGGAGCCAATACGGCCGATCAGTGCCCATGCACCGAGTGCGCAAATGATACCGGCAACGACATAAACCTGCAGCAGCACTTTGTTTGTTCGGATACCTGCGAGGCGGGCAGCTTCCACGTCATCGCCGACAGCATAAACATGCCGTCCCCATGCTGTTCGATTGAGAATATGCCAGAACACGATGGCAAGTATGATGAGGAAAATAACACCGTAGGTGAAGCGCGCGCCGCCAATCGTGAAGCTTGTGCTTAGCCATTGTAGGAAGGGTGCGGTCGCCGCAACATCCTGTGAGCGAATGGTCGCGCTTGATGAGTACCAGAGGTTCAGCGCGAAAAACATGTTCCATGTGCCCAGTGTCACAATAAATGGCGGAAGGCGAACATAGGTAACAAGAAAGCCATTTATAAAACCACAGCCAGCACCGGCAGCAATACCGATCGCGAAAGCCATCGCTGGTGGCAGGCCGGTAATGACCGCAAGCTTGCCCATTATAACGGATGCGAGCACCATTATTGCCCCAACGGAAAGATCAACGCCGGCGGTAAGGATAATCAGGGTTTGAGCAATTCCCAGGATACCGATGATCGTAACCTGCTGCATGATGAGTGAGAGGTTCATCGGATGATAGAACCTGTTCCCCACAATCATAGAAAACAGAGCGACTGCTATCAGAAGTACAATCGCGGGAATCGCAGTAGGATTTTTATGTAGAAAGTGCTGCAAACGACGCAACAAGCTCGGTGATTGCTCTTCAAATGACGCTACGTCGTTTTGGGGGTGAGTGGTTCCTGTTAGACTCATTTCGCATCGCCTCCTGCCGACGTCTTGCGAGACCGGGAAAGCGCACTTCGCCACAACGGTCTGCGAAGGCGTATGTTGGGAAAAATGCGAGGCATGATTAGTTTCAATCACGCCACGCTTTTGAAACGGCGATCTGGGGACGGCGTGTGTGACACCTCGCCTAGATCAAATAACTAACCCCAGCAGAGCTTGAGTGCTTCTTCCGATGTAATGGAATCCAGACCGTCTACTGGTTTGTCTGTAACAAGCTGCGTTCCAGTATCCAGGAATTTTAGGCCGGGGGTGTTTTCCGGAAGTTTACCTGTCTTGCCGTGCTCGACGATAGCCTGAACGCCGAGTTCAGCCATGCGCAGCGGAAATTGCATCGACGTTGCGCCAATGACGCCTGCGCGAACATTCTCTACACCTGGACAACCGCCATCGATAGAGGTGATCGTGATGCCTTTTTCTGCGCCAACGGCCTTGATCGCTTCATATGCTCCAGCGGCAACTGGCTCGGCGATTGTGTAAACGACATTGAGTGTCGGGTCGCGTTGCAGCAGGTTTTCCATGCCTGTGCGCCCGCCTTCTTCATTGCCATCAGTCGCCTCATGGCCGACAATGCGTTTATCGTCTTCGTCACCAATGACATTCGGATCTTTAATGTCGATCCCGAACCCCTTCATGAAGCCTTGATCGCGCAAGAGATCAACAGTGAAACCAAGCTTGCTGACGTCAAGGAAGGCGATACGCGCATTTTCGGCTTCATCACCGAGCGTTTTGTTTGCCCATTCACCAATCAGCTGACCGGCCTTAAAGTTGTCTGTAGCAAATGTTGCATCGGCTGCATCGATAGGATCGAGCGGCGTGTCGAGCGCGATGACGATAATTCCAGCATCTCGCGCTTTCTTGACTGCCGATATAATGGCCTTGGAATCGTTAGGCGTAATTAAAATGCCCTTGGCGCCTGCGGATATGAGGTTTTCGATAGCCTCAACCTGGCTTTCATTGTCTCCATCGATGCGGCCAGCAAATGATCGAAGCTCGACACCCAGCTCAGCTGCTTTTGCTTCGGCGCCTTCCTTCATCTTGACGAAAAATGGATTGATATTGGTTTTCGTGATCAGACCTACAATGTCTTTGGCCGCAGCAGGGGTTGCCATAAGAGCGCAGGCAGCAGCGCTGGCGAGAGCCAGTTTTTTAAATCTATTCATATGTTCCTCCCAAAAAACGATCCCCGCCCATCTCCTAATAGGCCGGCTTCTCCCGATCGCAGCAGTATTTGACTATTTACGATCAAATATTGTCATATCAGTGAGGGAAATTTTGTCAATTGAGAAAATTTCATTGACTTTGACGTGTAAAACTATGCAAAACCGTCTAATAAGATCAATAATAATCATTATGGGATTATTTTTGCCCGTCCTTGGAGGAGGATTTTAAATGCGGATAGGTTGTCAAACATTCACCTGGGAAATGCTCGGAGACGATTGGGCGGGCAGCACTGACGATGTCGTCCGGGCAATCGGCGCGGCCGGCTATGCAGGGATAGAGATCACAAACAATATGATAGGCGGTTACGACCGCGATGCGGAAAGCTTTAAGCGCCTTTTGTCTGAACAGGGTTTGACTTTCGTGGCGTATGCCTTCTCTACGCCGAGCGGATTTACCGTAGAAGAAAAGACAGACGACGAGCTCGCTGCCATCTCTTCGGCGATGGATTTTATCGCAAAATTTCCAGGAACCGTCCTGTCTTTGGGGTGCCCGACAGATCATCGCGGTATAGGCGATGCAAAGGCGATTGAGATTGCGGGGCGTATTTTCAATCGTGCTGGCGAGATGGGCAGAGCACGCGGTATTCCCGTCGCATTCCATCCAAGCAGCCATCACGGCTCTGTTGTCGTGACACGAGAGCAATATGAAGCGATTATGGCGGCAACTGACCCGAAACTCGTTAAATGGGTTCCTGATACGGGCCATATTATTCGTGGTTCGCAGGACATTCTGGAAACTTTGTTACTCTTCCAAGACCGCATTGCCTATGTGCATCTCAAAGACGCTTCTCAGGCTGGAAAATGGAAAATGATGGGTGCCGGTGATTGTGACATACCGGGCGTTATCGCACATCTCCATGATAAGATCGGTTTTGATGGATGGGTGATAGGGGAAGAAGAGTCGGATGAAGCAGGTCTTGATCCTGCAGCCGCTGTTAAGCTCAACCGCGAATACCTCGCCCGCATCATCGGATGATTGAATTCGATCATGGTTCTGGCTGTGTCATCCTCATACTTTAAGCGGTAGTATTATGGGTCTGAATGAACTTAAAGAGGCCGTCCTTGAAGCGAACCTTGCAACGGTTCGCGAAGGACTGGTCCTTTCAACATTTGGCAATGTCAGCGGGATAGACAGGGATGCCGGTCTCGTCGTTATAAAGCCTAGCGGTGTTGAATACGAAAAGCTGTCTCTCAATGATCTGGTTGTAACGGATCTGGAAGGCCATGTTGTGGAAGGTCATCTCAAGGCTTCTTCGGATCTTCTTACCCATCTCGTACTTTACAAGGCTGTTCCGGCAATTGGTGCGGTTGTGCATACACATTCGACTTATGCGACGATTTTTGCGCAGAGCCAACGTCCCATTCCTCCCTATGGCACAACCCATGCTGATTATTTTCACGGCACAATTCCTGTCACACGGCCTCTTACTGAAGAAGAAATTCGGGACCGCTACGTGGAGGCGACTGGCTGCGTTGTTATCGAGGCACTGGGAAATTATGATCCAATGTCTATACCCGCAGCTCTTGTAGCCGGGCATGGTCCGTTTGCCTGGGGGGATGGACCGGCAGACGCGGTGCACAATGCACTTATTTTAGAGGAAGTTGCCCGTCTTGCATGGCATACGATTTCACTTAATCCAGATGCCCAGCCGATTTCGCAAAGCCTTCTGGACAGGCATTATCTTCGCAAGCATGGTGACAACGCCAGTTATGGACAGTAAGCGTCTGTCCTAGGCTCGGACGCAGTTCCGCCAAATGAATGCGTCCCTGGCCTGAGAGTGGAGGAAATCTTATGAGCGTTGTTATCGGTGTCGATTTCGGCACATTGAGCGTGCGTGCAACCGTCGTCGATTCTGTGAGGGGTATTTTATCGAATGCGTCTAGCAGCTATCCGCTAAAAAGGTCCCCGTCAGATCCCGATCTGGCGACGCAGTCGCATGACGATCACATGAATGCGCTCGTAATTGCTGTCCGCGAAGCAATCGCCCGCGCAGATATCGATGGTGAATCTGTAGAAGCTTTGGCGTGTGATACCACGGGTTCCAGTGTGGTGATGGTCGATAAAGCGCTCAAGCCTCTCGCTGACTACTATCTCTGGTGTGACCATCGTGCTCACACGGAAGCCTCAGAAATTACGGAAGCAGCCCATCGCGAAGGCATAGAGGCTATTAAGTGGTGTGGTGGCGTTTATTCTCATGAATGGGGCTATGCGAAAGTACTCCATTTCCTGCGCCATAACCCGGACAAGCGGGATCGCTTTGCAAGTGCTTTCGAACATTGTGATATGCTAGCTGCCACTCTCTGTGGTGTTACAGACGTTAATAAGGTTGTGCGCAGTATCTGCGCTATGGGACACAAGTGGATGTGGGGAAAAGCTTGGGGCGGTCTGCCCCCGCAGGATTTTCTTACGCGGGTCGATCCACTTTTCGATGGCATTAATGCGAAACTGGCCGGGGAATATAAGGGATCCGATCAGATCGCTGGTCATCTGATACCCTATTGGGCCGAGCAGTTAGGTCTCCGTACTGGTATTCCAGTCCCTGTTGGGGCCTTGGATGCCCATTGGGATGCAATTGGTGCTGGTTGCCGGATGGGGGACGTCGTCAATGTTGTTGGAACATCGACGTGTATTATCGCGCTTGGGCCGGAAGATTGCGGAGTTGTTCCCGGCCTTTGCGGCCTTGTGCCCGGCAGTGTTCATCCCAATCATATGGGTGTCGAGGCGGGGCTTTCCGCTACAGGCGATCTTTTTGAAGCCATTGCGCGCCGCGCAGGCAGCGACGTCGCCACTCTTTCCAAAGAAATTGAAAAATATGGGCCCGGTGAAACAGGCCTTCTCCGGCTGACATGGGATAATGGCGATCGAACGGTTCTTGTTCGTTCTGATCTTGGCGGCGTAACACTTGGATGGGATATCAATCACACAGCCGCAGACGAACTACATGCCGCAATTGAAGGAACTGCCTTTCATACGCGCATCATTTTAGACCGCATACGAAGCGGCGGTATCCCTATCAAGCGTGTTATTAACGGTGGAGGTATTCCGCAGAGAAACGAAATGCTCAATCAGATTTACGCCGATGTATTGGGTTGTCCGGTGCTTGTGCCGGACGGGGCACCCACAGGCCTTGGTTCTGGCATTTTTGCTGGTTTGGCTGCCGGGGCATTTTCATCAATTGAAGAGGCACAGGATAGCTTATGCTTACCAATGCGCACTATCGACCCGCGCCCTGCGGCTACGGCGACTTACGAGAAATTGTTTGGAATTTACCAGAATCTTTATTTTGGTTTTGGTGAAGGTAGGCAAGTCAATCTGGCAGAAGTTCTCCCTGCCTTGAAAAGAATGCGCCGCAAAGTTTAGAGTGCGTTTCGATCCGAATGCATCAGACCGGCACTCTAAATCATTGTTTTAACGCGCATCTTCATTTGAAAACCGTTTCACATTTTTCGGGATGCGCTCTAAGGCAGATCGAAGCAATTCCAGTGGATTTTATTGCGCCTATCGCCATGATAAAGTTGAAGACAAAATTGATAGGGAAAACAGCGTGAACGAACTCGAGCGTCAGGAAGCTATTCTACGAATTCTTGCAACATCGCAGTTCGCGAGTGTTAATGATATCGTTGATCTGCTGGACGTCTCACCAGCCACAGTTCGCCGCGATATAGCCAAACTCAACGAGCAGGGCGCTATACGCAAGGTGCACGGCGGCATTACAACTGCTGACAATTTAAGCTCGGCTTCAGGCCGTTCAAAGCCCTATATCGAAAATCAAGTTATCAATGTGGCGCAGAAGGAAGCGATCGCAAGCGCTGCTGCGGAGTAT
This genomic interval carries:
- a CDS encoding ribulokinase, whose translation is MSVVIGVDFGTLSVRATVVDSVRGILSNASSSYPLKRSPSDPDLATQSHDDHMNALVIAVREAIARADIDGESVEALACDTTGSSVVMVDKALKPLADYYLWCDHRAHTEASEITEAAHREGIEAIKWCGGVYSHEWGYAKVLHFLRHNPDKRDRFASAFEHCDMLAATLCGVTDVNKVVRSICAMGHKWMWGKAWGGLPPQDFLTRVDPLFDGINAKLAGEYKGSDQIAGHLIPYWAEQLGLRTGIPVPVGALDAHWDAIGAGCRMGDVVNVVGTSTCIIALGPEDCGVVPGLCGLVPGSVHPNHMGVEAGLSATGDLFEAIARRAGSDVATLSKEIEKYGPGETGLLRLTWDNGDRTVLVRSDLGGVTLGWDINHTAADELHAAIEGTAFHTRIILDRIRSGGIPIKRVINGGGIPQRNEMLNQIYADVLGCPVLVPDGAPTGLGSGIFAGLAAGAFSSIEEAQDSLCLPMRTIDPRPAATATYEKLFGIYQNLYFGFGEGRQVNLAEVLPALKRMRRKV
- a CDS encoding sugar ABC transporter substrate-binding protein: MATPAAAKDIVGLITKTNINPFFVKMKEGAEAKAAELGVELRSFAGRIDGDNESQVEAIENLISAGAKGILITPNDSKAIISAVKKARDAGIIVIALDTPLDPIDAADATFATDNFKAGQLIGEWANKTLGDEAENARIAFLDVSKLGFTVDLLRDQGFMKGFGIDIKDPNVIGDEDDKRIVGHEATDGNEEGGRTGMENLLQRDPTLNVVYTIAEPVAAGAYEAIKAVGAEKGITITSIDGGCPGVENVRAGVIGATSMQFPLRMAELGVQAIVEHGKTGKLPENTPGLKFLDTGTQLVTDKPVDGLDSITSEEALKLCWG
- the araD gene encoding L-ribulose-5-phosphate 4-epimerase AraD, coding for MGLNELKEAVLEANLATVREGLVLSTFGNVSGIDRDAGLVVIKPSGVEYEKLSLNDLVVTDLEGHVVEGHLKASSDLLTHLVLYKAVPAIGAVVHTHSTYATIFAQSQRPIPPYGTTHADYFHGTIPVTRPLTEEEIRDRYVEATGCVVIEALGNYDPMSIPAALVAGHGPFAWGDGPADAVHNALILEEVARLAWHTISLNPDAQPISQSLLDRHYLRKHGDNASYGQ
- a CDS encoding TIM barrel protein, with the translated sequence MRIGCQTFTWEMLGDDWAGSTDDVVRAIGAAGYAGIEITNNMIGGYDRDAESFKRLLSEQGLTFVAYAFSTPSGFTVEEKTDDELAAISSAMDFIAKFPGTVLSLGCPTDHRGIGDAKAIEIAGRIFNRAGEMGRARGIPVAFHPSSHHGSVVVTREQYEAIMAATDPKLVKWVPDTGHIIRGSQDILETLLLFQDRIAYVHLKDASQAGKWKMMGAGDCDIPGVIAHLHDKIGFDGWVIGEEESDEAGLDPAAAVKLNREYLARIIG
- a CDS encoding ABC transporter permease translates to MSLTGTTHPQNDVASFEEQSPSLLRRLQHFLHKNPTAIPAIVLLIAVALFSMIVGNRFYHPMNLSLIMQQVTIIGILGIAQTLIILTAGVDLSVGAIMVLASVIMGKLAVITGLPPAMAFAIGIAAGAGCGFINGFLVTYVRLPPFIVTLGTWNMFFALNLWYSSSATIRSQDVAATAPFLQWLSTSFTIGGARFTYGVIFLIILAIVFWHILNRTAWGRHVYAVGDDVEAARLAGIRTNKVLLQVYVVAGIICALGAWALIGRIGSVSPQAGQLANLDSITAVVIGGTSLFGGRGSILGTLFGALIVAASRNGLSLAGVDVLWQDFTVGFLIIIAVALDQWIRRASA